A genomic segment from Idiomarina piscisalsi encodes:
- a CDS encoding DUF6776 family protein — MKLYFNLKYWQKRIGRLPTFLAVAGLVVLFAYLAYLAGVWHANSLKETVREQSNQLDDMYKRLEQMEYQRHVMQVELDIERSSNQSLQDELTALQNDNYALRRDLAFYQKIMAPELQQGGVTIDSITVTPNQADKHFHFSLAVLQIEQRRRFVEGRVAIDLVGRVNGEKRRFDLMKLANISADERHFTMRYFSVYEGDFFMPEGLVPERIDVSVTLTDGGRGTLNRSFFWKDIRKGQPATNVRTDGDT; from the coding sequence ATGAAGCTGTATTTTAATCTCAAATATTGGCAAAAGCGTATCGGCAGGCTGCCAACTTTTTTGGCGGTGGCGGGTTTAGTCGTACTTTTTGCCTATTTAGCTTACCTTGCCGGCGTTTGGCATGCGAACTCGTTGAAAGAAACGGTCAGAGAGCAGTCCAATCAACTGGACGATATGTATAAACGTCTGGAGCAGATGGAATATCAGCGTCACGTAATGCAAGTGGAACTGGATATTGAGCGCTCATCGAATCAAAGCTTGCAGGACGAGCTAACGGCACTACAAAATGACAACTATGCCTTGCGCCGGGATCTCGCGTTTTACCAGAAAATAATGGCACCCGAGTTACAGCAAGGTGGGGTAACTATCGACTCCATTACGGTGACACCGAATCAGGCCGACAAACACTTCCATTTCTCGTTGGCTGTTCTGCAGATTGAGCAACGCCGGCGCTTCGTGGAAGGGCGGGTCGCTATTGATTTAGTGGGACGAGTTAACGGTGAAAAGCGCCGCTTTGACCTGATGAAATTAGCCAATATTAGTGCCGATGAACGTCACTTCACCATGCGTTATTTCTCAGTATACGAAGGTGACTTTTTCATGCCTGAAGGACTTGTACCTGAGCGTATTGATGTGTCGGTTACATTAACCGACGGAGGACGTGGCACGTTAAATCGTTCGTTCTTTTGGAAAGACATTCGAAAAGGTCAGCCGGCAACGAATGTCAGGACTGACGGCGATACTTGA
- the mrcB gene encoding penicillin-binding protein 1B has protein sequence MIKRQWLSYLFWTGVKVGVAVAAVVAVYAIYLDASLSKHFKTERYQAPALVYAGELRLYPGYPIPQSTLIKTLERIGYNRSNDTEQSGYYSVGNSSVMVHRRPFDFSDGPQMSKRVQINFLNNRVASITSWPSGRELESFRLEPELIGRISTLSKEDRLLVGLEVVPNLLIETLLQVEDRNFYHHQGVSPWAILRALVANLKAGRTVQGGSTLTQQLVKNLYLTREQTLWRKFHEAMMSLVIDYRFDKNTILETYLNEVYFGQDGRNAIHGIGLASQFYFGKQVQELSVYEVALLIGMIKGPSYYDPRRFPERAQERRDTVLKVMFDQDLIAKSTYVAAVQRQLDVRESRRLVEHPYPHYMDIIKREMKTLALPDDWQDTGLKIYTHMDVNAQEAVQKSLAGKLKEDDSALEGAMVVANYRQGTVTALAGGRLSQTVGYNRAIMALRPIGSLIKPVIYATAMQESGVGLHTPVVDEAITLEDKQSKQWQPQNYDKEFKGSLLLYEALVKSRNIPAVRVGVEVGVDTVVDYMRRLGVVTPLEVYPSLTLGSASLTPYAVTRMYSALMNDGRFQPLSAISSITTHQGDVLYRASEKNGEQVFDTKVAYLTKFGLHGVVAEGTASALQRVLAGQKVGGKTGTTNDYRDSWFVAVDGEQVVTAWLGRDDNQPTGLTGSSGALRVVADYYERKPPLSMALNVPEPLKMQRFHERTGQRIPNDCGNGELLPAEEIRLPDNITCEGNIEEKSWWDRLFGG, from the coding sequence GTGATAAAACGTCAATGGTTAAGCTACTTATTTTGGACCGGCGTCAAGGTTGGCGTCGCGGTCGCTGCGGTCGTTGCTGTGTATGCGATATACCTTGACGCTAGCCTGTCTAAGCACTTTAAAACGGAGCGCTATCAAGCTCCGGCGCTTGTCTATGCTGGTGAGCTGCGTTTATACCCTGGTTACCCAATACCGCAGTCGACGTTGATAAAAACACTCGAGCGTATTGGCTATAACCGCAGTAACGATACCGAGCAATCTGGCTATTATTCGGTGGGTAATAGCAGTGTTATGGTTCATCGTCGGCCTTTTGATTTCTCAGACGGCCCACAAATGTCTAAGCGGGTTCAGATTAATTTTTTAAATAATCGTGTGGCGTCTATTACTTCCTGGCCCAGTGGGAGAGAGCTGGAGAGCTTTCGTTTGGAGCCTGAGCTCATCGGTCGAATTAGTACGTTAAGCAAAGAAGACCGATTATTGGTCGGTTTGGAAGTGGTACCTAATCTACTTATTGAAACGTTGCTTCAGGTGGAAGATCGCAACTTCTATCATCATCAAGGCGTTTCTCCTTGGGCAATTTTACGTGCGTTGGTCGCCAATCTAAAAGCCGGGCGCACCGTTCAGGGCGGCTCAACCTTAACGCAGCAGTTGGTCAAAAACCTATACCTCACTCGTGAACAAACGTTATGGCGGAAATTCCATGAGGCCATGATGTCGCTGGTTATTGATTACCGCTTTGATAAAAACACCATATTAGAAACCTATTTAAATGAAGTGTATTTCGGTCAGGACGGTCGCAATGCGATTCATGGCATTGGGCTGGCCAGTCAGTTCTATTTTGGTAAGCAAGTTCAGGAGCTGTCGGTCTACGAAGTGGCTTTGCTAATTGGCATGATAAAAGGACCGTCATATTACGACCCAAGACGTTTTCCTGAGCGTGCTCAGGAGCGTCGGGACACCGTGTTAAAGGTGATGTTTGATCAGGACCTTATCGCTAAATCCACTTATGTCGCTGCGGTACAACGACAATTGGATGTTAGAGAAAGCCGACGTTTAGTGGAGCATCCGTACCCTCATTACATGGATATTATTAAGCGTGAAATGAAAACGCTGGCGCTGCCAGATGACTGGCAGGATACGGGCTTAAAGATATATACCCATATGGATGTGAACGCTCAGGAAGCGGTACAAAAGTCGTTGGCGGGCAAGCTTAAAGAGGATGACAGTGCGCTGGAAGGGGCGATGGTGGTTGCTAATTACCGTCAAGGGACGGTAACCGCGTTAGCGGGCGGACGTTTAAGTCAAACCGTTGGGTATAACCGCGCAATAATGGCACTGAGGCCCATTGGTTCTCTTATCAAACCAGTGATATACGCGACTGCAATGCAGGAATCCGGTGTCGGTTTGCATACCCCGGTGGTTGATGAAGCTATTACACTTGAGGACAAGCAAAGTAAACAGTGGCAGCCGCAAAACTACGACAAGGAATTTAAAGGTAGCTTGTTGCTTTATGAAGCGTTGGTTAAGTCACGCAATATTCCGGCGGTGAGAGTGGGCGTGGAAGTCGGTGTGGATACCGTCGTTGACTACATGAGACGACTAGGTGTTGTCACGCCTTTGGAAGTATATCCATCGTTGACATTGGGCTCTGCGTCGCTGACGCCGTATGCAGTCACACGAATGTACAGTGCACTGATGAACGATGGCCGATTTCAGCCGCTCTCAGCGATTTCGTCTATTACTACGCATCAGGGCGATGTTTTATATCGGGCCTCTGAGAAAAATGGGGAGCAGGTGTTTGACACCAAAGTCGCTTATCTGACGAAGTTTGGTTTGCACGGTGTCGTTGCCGAGGGCACAGCGAGCGCCTTACAACGAGTGCTTGCTGGACAGAAAGTTGGCGGAAAAACCGGTACGACGAATGATTACCGGGACAGTTGGTTTGTCGCTGTTGACGGTGAACAGGTCGTGACTGCCTGGCTGGGACGGGATGATAACCAACCGACAGGCCTGACAGGTAGCAGCGGCGCCTTAAGAGTCGTTGCTGATTACTACGAACGTAAACCGCCGTTAAGTATGGCGTTGAATGTACCCGAGCCGCTGAAGATGCAGCGATTTCATGAACGGACAGGGCAGCGCATACCGAATGATTGTGGAAATGGCGAATTGTTGCCTGCAGAAGAAATACGCTTGCCGGATAACATAACCTGTGAGGGCAATATCGAGGAGAAGAGTTGGTGGGACCGCCTGTTTGGAGGCTAG
- a CDS encoding chloride channel protein, which yields MLAALMIAGFRFAIEYGAHLIGNDTYWQEPLPTTLRFIIPIAAALLIYGIFRLSGSRYVRMGIPYVIHRMKQHYGMLPWRSTVNQFFGGIIALIAGYSVGREGPAVHLGAAASTWLGFHVDAPKNALRTLAACGIAAAIAASFNTPLAAMVLVMEVVLREYKVHVFIPVMLSAVAGSLITEEIFGVASELAMLSAQDIPTTQLPWVVILGVVLGVVGVIFKKLMLDVMDTVKDMSLLTRLLFAGIITASLAVIIPTSLGPGLTAIEQVLNHQGEMSLLTTLLLAKLFAAAIALGMGIPGGLIGAVFGIGAIIAAVFVGAVDVLGIQQALSFDSFILLGMAGILAACIHAPMAALLAIVELSRSVEIIIPAMMVIVPAYLISSQLFKSKSIFIAQLELQDLPYQLAPVHVALQKTGVENVMETDFKLLLEPTQNELVDSLESAQAKTVIVMSVDEDNQPLYRLVSYDITAGDSPSLSYTPIKGLRITSTLAEVYDEIGQQRRGAVYIYESNGEHPCGIVTWETVRKALQRELA from the coding sequence GTGCTCGCCGCATTAATGATTGCCGGTTTCCGTTTTGCCATTGAGTACGGCGCTCATCTCATTGGTAACGACACTTACTGGCAGGAACCCTTGCCAACAACGCTCCGTTTTATCATACCCATTGCCGCCGCGTTACTTATTTACGGTATTTTTCGTTTATCGGGTTCGCGCTACGTGCGTATGGGCATTCCCTATGTCATCCATCGCATGAAGCAGCATTACGGGATGCTCCCGTGGCGCAGCACCGTTAACCAGTTTTTTGGCGGTATTATTGCTCTTATTGCGGGCTACAGTGTTGGTCGCGAAGGTCCCGCGGTTCATTTAGGCGCCGCAGCCTCCACTTGGCTGGGCTTTCATGTTGACGCCCCTAAGAACGCCTTACGAACACTAGCCGCCTGCGGTATTGCGGCCGCTATTGCAGCCTCATTTAATACACCTCTCGCCGCCATGGTGCTGGTCATGGAAGTGGTTTTGCGCGAATACAAAGTTCACGTGTTCATCCCGGTCATGCTGTCAGCGGTAGCGGGCTCATTAATAACAGAAGAAATCTTTGGCGTCGCTTCTGAACTTGCCATGTTGTCGGCACAGGATATTCCCACCACTCAATTGCCCTGGGTCGTCATTCTTGGCGTAGTGCTGGGCGTCGTCGGTGTGATTTTTAAAAAGCTCATGCTGGATGTTATGGATACAGTCAAAGACATGTCCTTACTAACCCGGCTTCTGTTCGCAGGCATTATTACCGCTTCTCTGGCAGTTATTATTCCAACCAGTTTAGGTCCCGGACTAACCGCTATTGAGCAGGTGCTTAATCACCAGGGCGAAATGTCCTTGCTCACCACGTTATTGCTTGCCAAGCTATTTGCGGCAGCTATTGCACTTGGCATGGGCATTCCGGGCGGCTTAATTGGTGCGGTGTTCGGTATCGGTGCCATCATCGCGGCAGTTTTCGTGGGCGCGGTGGATGTATTAGGTATTCAACAAGCCTTGTCTTTTGACAGTTTCATTCTACTTGGCATGGCCGGTATTTTGGCAGCTTGCATTCACGCACCTATGGCGGCACTTCTGGCGATTGTTGAGTTATCTCGCAGTGTCGAAATTATTATTCCGGCAATGATGGTGATTGTCCCGGCTTATCTGATATCCAGTCAGCTGTTTAAATCAAAATCAATTTTTATCGCTCAGTTGGAGTTACAAGATCTGCCCTACCAACTGGCTCCTGTGCACGTAGCGCTGCAGAAAACCGGCGTCGAAAACGTCATGGAGACGGACTTTAAACTCTTGCTCGAACCCACCCAGAATGAGTTGGTCGACTCCCTGGAATCCGCCCAGGCAAAAACGGTTATCGTCATGTCCGTGGATGAAGACAACCAGCCTCTGTACCGTCTTGTATCCTATGATATTACCGCTGGTGACAGCCCCAGTTTGAGCTATACACCTATTAAAGGTTTGCGTATCACCTCAACACTGGCTGAAGTGTATGATGAAATTGGACAACAGCGCCGTGGTGCGGTGTATATTTATGAATCAAACGGTGAACACCCGTGTGGCATAGTGACGTGGGAAACCGTCCGTAAAGCATTACAAAGAGAGTTAGCATGA
- the hrpB gene encoding ATP-dependent helicase HrpB — protein sequence MTLPVENVLPALAQCFPAARVVLEAPPGAGKSTYLPLYLLREQLGTSGITVMLQPRRVAAVNVASYLARQLDEPVGETVGYIVRGETKRTKNTKLLVVTEGVLVRWLQEDPELSDISTLIFDEFHERNLHSDLSLALVIDALPLREDLNLLIMSATLPAKDISEWLSAYCDGVTTLSSEGRSFPIDIQYRAPKQRSEWLLHLPSVIVEALGNADKGVLVFLPGIYEIERVQHALSSLVATDVGVYTLHSRLSLKAQQHALKASDGRRIILATNIAETSLTIEGIDVVVDSGRERRANFLPGYGMNQLTTHFVSRASATQRAGRAGRLQPGTCYRVWSKADEHGQPEYARADIETQDVTSVVLEALKWGSSVSELAWFTPPNPVHCRVAEQFLSLTGLLHDKQLTGKAMSLDTGADVRLALICAAANETGDKEANNNVKAACARALATLEEPSPHIKTVNILESTKQHYQQRQSLSRWRRRWQYWLQRLRVTENTEANEKGAEPMLIAGFPDRLAKYSETKRSFQLVTGGRLAPVAELLSQPQWAIIFEATFQEGNSTGKVRRYVEVSDISDAIDAAGLPVSETHSADWLGTQQTLTRVRRQVIGALTLSEEKLDGSVSHEERCQAFAEYLNKKGLETLHWSRKANQLLARMRLLQSVTGELSDYPLSPEGLLSNLKVWAYPYWHSLKSLSQLEAWEPCEALTYWLNYDEKERLDNACPEHWQTPTQRKIFINYLDGTPRVEVKLQEMFGVKDSPRIIDGQQVVAVDLLSPAGRLLQRTNDLNGFWGNAYQEVRKEMRGRYPKHPWPEDPINAEATYKTKRQMQ from the coding sequence ATGACCTTGCCCGTTGAAAACGTGCTGCCGGCATTAGCGCAATGCTTCCCGGCAGCACGTGTGGTTTTAGAGGCACCGCCTGGTGCCGGTAAGTCCACCTATTTACCCCTTTATTTGCTTCGAGAACAGTTGGGCACGAGCGGTATTACCGTTATGTTGCAGCCGCGGCGTGTTGCTGCTGTCAATGTGGCCAGTTACCTGGCCAGGCAGTTAGATGAGCCCGTTGGTGAAACCGTTGGCTATATTGTTCGCGGTGAAACGAAACGCACGAAGAACACCAAGCTTCTTGTCGTCACTGAAGGCGTATTAGTACGCTGGTTACAGGAAGACCCTGAGCTTAGTGATATTTCGACACTGATATTCGATGAGTTTCATGAGCGCAATTTACACAGTGATTTAAGCCTGGCGTTAGTGATTGACGCATTGCCGTTGCGTGAGGACTTAAATCTATTGATCATGTCTGCAACATTGCCGGCAAAAGACATTTCCGAATGGTTGTCTGCATATTGCGACGGCGTCACGACACTGAGTAGCGAAGGACGCAGCTTTCCAATAGATATTCAATACCGAGCCCCGAAACAGCGAAGTGAGTGGTTACTGCATTTGCCCAGTGTCATTGTCGAGGCTTTAGGAAATGCCGACAAAGGCGTGCTGGTGTTTCTGCCGGGTATCTACGAAATTGAACGGGTGCAACACGCATTGAGCTCTCTGGTGGCAACTGATGTCGGTGTTTATACCCTGCATAGCCGGCTGTCACTTAAAGCGCAGCAGCACGCGTTAAAAGCCAGTGATGGTAGGCGAATTATCCTTGCGACAAACATAGCTGAAACCAGTTTAACCATAGAAGGCATTGATGTGGTAGTGGACAGCGGACGTGAACGTCGAGCGAACTTTTTGCCGGGTTATGGCATGAACCAGCTGACCACGCACTTTGTATCCCGAGCGTCAGCAACGCAGCGAGCCGGTCGGGCCGGGCGCTTACAACCCGGAACCTGCTATCGGGTTTGGTCTAAAGCAGATGAGCATGGTCAACCTGAGTATGCGAGGGCTGACATAGAGACACAGGACGTAACGTCGGTGGTATTGGAAGCCCTGAAGTGGGGGAGCTCAGTGAGTGAACTTGCCTGGTTTACTCCACCTAATCCGGTGCACTGTCGTGTTGCTGAACAATTTTTATCGTTAACCGGACTTTTGCACGACAAGCAACTGACGGGTAAGGCGATGTCATTGGATACGGGGGCTGATGTACGTCTTGCCCTCATCTGTGCCGCCGCAAACGAGACTGGTGATAAGGAGGCCAATAATAATGTGAAGGCGGCTTGTGCCCGTGCTCTGGCGACGTTAGAAGAGCCGTCACCACACATTAAAACGGTCAACATTCTTGAAAGTACTAAGCAACATTATCAGCAGCGCCAGTCATTGAGCCGATGGCGAAGACGCTGGCAGTACTGGCTGCAACGTTTGCGGGTGACGGAAAATACGGAAGCGAATGAGAAAGGCGCAGAGCCAATGCTAATAGCGGGCTTTCCAGACAGGTTGGCAAAGTACAGTGAGACGAAAAGAAGCTTTCAGCTGGTGACCGGTGGGCGTCTGGCTCCCGTTGCCGAGTTATTGAGCCAGCCTCAATGGGCGATTATTTTCGAGGCCACCTTTCAAGAAGGGAATAGCACAGGAAAAGTGCGACGTTATGTTGAAGTATCCGATATTTCTGACGCGATAGACGCTGCTGGGTTACCAGTATCTGAAACTCACTCAGCTGACTGGCTCGGTACTCAACAGACTCTGACTCGAGTTAGGCGCCAGGTCATCGGTGCATTGACACTCTCTGAAGAAAAGCTAGACGGAAGCGTGAGTCATGAAGAGCGTTGTCAGGCATTTGCGGAGTATCTCAATAAAAAAGGCCTTGAGACACTACATTGGTCCCGAAAGGCAAATCAACTGTTGGCACGCATGCGGTTGTTACAGTCAGTGACCGGCGAGTTAAGTGACTACCCACTATCGCCTGAGGGCTTGCTGTCTAATTTGAAGGTCTGGGCTTACCCTTACTGGCATTCGTTAAAATCATTGTCGCAGTTGGAAGCCTGGGAACCTTGTGAGGCGCTAACCTATTGGCTTAACTATGACGAGAAAGAACGACTGGACAACGCCTGCCCTGAGCACTGGCAAACACCGACACAACGTAAAATCTTTATAAATTATCTGGACGGAACCCCGCGAGTTGAGGTGAAATTGCAGGAAATGTTTGGCGTAAAAGACTCGCCACGAATTATTGATGGCCAGCAGGTGGTAGCGGTGGATTTACTCTCTCCGGCAGGCAGACTGCTGCAACGAACCAATGACTTGAACGGCTTTTGGGGTAATGCGTATCAGGAGGTCCGCAAAGAAATGCGAGGGCGTTATCCGAAACACCCGTGGCCGGAAGATCCAATAAACGCCGAGGCAACTTATAAAACCAAAAGGCAAATGCAGTGA
- the hemJ gene encoding protoporphyrinogen oxidase HemJ — MTWILWVKALHIAFMVAWFAGIFYLPRLFVYHAMNAKPAVHEQFCVMERRLLFFVTPFAILTLVFGLVLIFAYGSAWFAASGWMHTKLVLVTLLYAYHGYCFKLLRDFKNGKNTKSHRFYRVFNELPVLALFAIIILAVVKPY; from the coding sequence ATGACGTGGATTTTATGGGTTAAAGCATTGCATATTGCCTTTATGGTGGCCTGGTTTGCGGGTATTTTTTACTTACCCCGGCTGTTTGTGTATCACGCCATGAATGCTAAACCCGCGGTACACGAACAGTTTTGCGTGATGGAAAGACGCTTACTGTTCTTTGTCACACCATTTGCAATTTTAACTCTGGTTTTTGGACTGGTGCTCATTTTTGCCTACGGTTCTGCTTGGTTTGCCGCCAGTGGCTGGATGCATACCAAATTGGTTTTAGTCACGCTTTTATACGCGTACCACGGCTACTGCTTCAAATTATTGAGGGACTTTAAGAACGGTAAAAATACGAAAAGTCATCGCTTTTATCGAGTCTTTAATGAACTGCCGGTTCTGGCGCTTTTCGCGATTATTATTTTAGCCGTGGTGAAGCCGTATTAG
- a CDS encoding aspartate carbamoyltransferase, translated as MNFTGSNILSVNQFDRDSIDYIFSVADKMQPYARRKKRTRVLDGAILGNLFFEPSTRTRVSFGTAFNLLGGEVRETTGMESSAIAKGESLYDTARVLSSYSDVIAMRHPKSGSVKEFASGSRVPVINGGDGANEHPTQALLDLYTIEKELAYHQQSIDNMHICMIGDLKYGRTVHSLSTLLSMYKNIKFTLISPRELSMPESVLATLDSAGHQVTITEKVDGIVDADIVYQTRIQQERFASPEDADQYRGKFRLNQDIYTKHYKPNTVIMHPLPRDSRAEANELDNDLNQNPNLAIFRQADNGVLIRMALFALTLGVVDQVDKHECDVIWYSEKSQL; from the coding sequence ATGAATTTCACCGGTTCCAACATTCTCTCAGTCAACCAGTTCGACCGAGACAGTATCGATTATATCTTTTCCGTTGCTGATAAAATGCAACCCTATGCTCGTCGTAAAAAACGAACCCGAGTATTGGACGGTGCTATTCTCGGCAACTTATTCTTCGAGCCTTCAACACGTACCCGGGTAAGCTTCGGCACCGCTTTTAATTTGCTCGGCGGCGAAGTTCGTGAAACGACCGGCATGGAAAGCTCAGCGATTGCCAAAGGCGAGTCTCTCTACGACACCGCCCGCGTGCTCAGCAGCTATAGCGACGTTATCGCTATGCGCCACCCGAAATCGGGTTCGGTGAAAGAGTTTGCCAGTGGTAGCCGGGTACCGGTCATTAATGGTGGTGACGGCGCTAATGAGCATCCGACTCAGGCACTTCTCGACCTGTACACCATCGAAAAAGAACTGGCTTATCACCAACAGAGCATTGATAACATGCACATCTGCATGATTGGTGACTTAAAGTACGGACGTACGGTTCACTCATTATCGACACTGCTGTCCATGTATAAAAACATTAAGTTCACGCTGATTTCTCCGCGTGAACTGTCGATGCCTGAGTCGGTATTAGCCACCCTGGATAGCGCCGGTCATCAGGTGACTATCACGGAAAAAGTCGACGGCATTGTTGATGCCGACATTGTGTACCAGACTCGCATCCAGCAAGAGCGTTTCGCCAGTCCCGAAGACGCTGATCAATATCGCGGTAAATTCCGTTTAAATCAGGACATTTACACTAAGCATTACAAGCCCAATACCGTCATTATGCACCCGTTGCCAAGAGATTCACGAGCAGAAGCGAACGAGCTCGACAATGATCTCAACCAGAACCCAAACCTGGCTATTTTCAGACAGGCGGACAACGGAGTGCTCATTCGTATGGCGCTATTTGCACTGACATTAGGCGTAGTTGACCAGGTCGACAAACACGAATGTGATGTCATCTGGTACAGCGAAAAAAGCCAACTATAA
- the erpA gene encoding iron-sulfur cluster insertion protein ErpA: MSSSAETAVPIEFTEQAAKKVSQLIAEEENPNLKLRVYVTGGGCSGFQYGFTFDETPNPGDMQVEKEGVTLLVDPMSLQYLMGGIVSYEEGLQGSRFFVDNPNATTTCGCGSSFSI, from the coding sequence ATGAGCAGTTCTGCGGAAACAGCGGTACCTATTGAGTTTACCGAACAAGCCGCAAAAAAAGTGAGCCAGCTGATTGCGGAAGAAGAAAATCCGAACTTGAAGCTGCGCGTCTATGTGACGGGCGGTGGTTGCTCAGGTTTTCAATATGGCTTTACCTTTGATGAAACCCCTAATCCGGGCGATATGCAGGTTGAAAAAGAAGGGGTGACTTTACTGGTTGATCCAATGAGTCTCCAGTACCTCATGGGCGGCATTGTTAGCTATGAAGAAGGCTTACAGGGTTCGCGTTTTTTCGTTGACAACCCGAATGCCACTACCACTTGTGGTTGTGGTTCAAGTTTCTCTATCTAA
- the hemL gene encoding glutamate-1-semialdehyde 2,1-aminomutase, translated as MSRSEDLFKQAQVSIPGGVNSPVRAFSGVGGTPIFFESAEGAYMIDADGKRYIDYVGSWGPMILGHNHPAVLEATLAAAKRGLSFGTPTEIEITMAETIRKIVPSIEKVRMVNSGTEATMTAIRLARGYTGRDKILKFEGNYHGHADSLLVKAGSGALTLGVPNSPGIPEDLAKHTLTVNYNDIDSVKDAFKEFGDDIACIIVEPVAGNMNCIPPVPGFLEGLRDVCDEYGSVLIFDEVMTGFRVAPGGAQERYGITPDLTTLGKVIGGGMPVGAFGGKKEVMDYIAPVGPVYQAGTLSGNPVAMSAGLAALQQLSTPGLYDQLYRRVDALVDGLQERANRAGVPMTTNRAGSMFGFFFTEEPEVTSYAQATQCNMEHFKAFYHAMLNEGVYLAPSAFEGGFMSAAHTEDDIEKTLQAAEKAFTQLK; from the coding sequence ATGAGTCGTTCAGAAGATTTATTCAAGCAAGCACAAGTTAGCATTCCCGGCGGCGTTAACTCGCCGGTTCGAGCCTTTAGCGGCGTTGGTGGCACACCGATATTTTTTGAAAGCGCAGAAGGCGCTTATATGATTGATGCCGACGGTAAACGTTACATTGACTACGTTGGCTCATGGGGGCCAATGATTCTCGGGCACAACCACCCTGCCGTTTTAGAAGCAACCTTAGCGGCCGCAAAACGTGGTTTAAGCTTTGGTACGCCAACGGAAATTGAAATCACTATGGCGGAAACCATTCGCAAAATCGTACCGTCGATTGAAAAAGTCCGTATGGTGAACTCCGGCACCGAAGCCACCATGACGGCTATCCGCCTAGCGCGTGGCTACACCGGCCGTGACAAAATTCTGAAGTTTGAAGGTAACTACCACGGTCACGCTGACTCACTGCTGGTCAAAGCAGGCTCGGGCGCGTTGACCTTAGGAGTTCCTAACTCGCCGGGTATTCCGGAAGACCTGGCGAAACATACGCTGACCGTGAACTACAACGACATCGATTCAGTTAAAGACGCATTTAAAGAGTTCGGCGACGATATTGCTTGTATTATCGTTGAGCCAGTTGCCGGCAATATGAACTGTATCCCGCCTGTTCCCGGCTTTTTAGAAGGCCTGCGTGACGTTTGCGACGAGTACGGTTCGGTTCTGATTTTTGACGAAGTCATGACTGGGTTCCGTGTTGCTCCGGGAGGCGCTCAGGAGCGCTATGGCATTACTCCCGACTTAACCACCTTAGGAAAAGTGATTGGTGGTGGTATGCCGGTGGGTGCCTTTGGCGGTAAAAAAGAAGTCATGGACTACATCGCGCCGGTAGGGCCTGTCTATCAGGCCGGTACACTATCAGGGAACCCTGTCGCAATGTCCGCAGGCTTAGCTGCATTGCAGCAGCTGTCGACTCCGGGCCTTTATGACCAGTTGTACCGGCGCGTCGATGCGTTAGTGGATGGTCTACAAGAGCGCGCCAACAGAGCGGGCGTGCCAATGACAACGAATCGTGCCGGCTCTATGTTTGGTTTCTTCTTTACTGAAGAGCCGGAAGTGACGTCGTATGCGCAGGCAACACAATGCAATATGGAGCATTTCAAAGCCTTCTACCACGCTATGCTGAATGAAGGGGTATACCTTGCACCTTCCGCGTTTGAAGGCGGTTTCATGTCAGCGGCACACACTGAAGACGACATTGAGAAAACCTTACAAGCGGCGGAAAAAGCCTTTACCCAACTGAAGTAA